Below is a genomic region from Sorghum bicolor cultivar BTx623 chromosome 9, Sorghum_bicolor_NCBIv3, whole genome shotgun sequence.
AGTATCGAATATGTGTTGTATGTGTAAATTAATCCAAGTACCATACTTTTGTATAATTGTAGTTTGCAAGTGCCATAAttgaaaaactatatccaaGCTCCTCCACCGTCTAATCGTCTCTGTCTCTGGTCTAATGTCTGTATTCTCTTGATCTCTTCTCGCGTGTTTGTAAAGAAATCTTAATTTTCTTCCGATGCTAGCCATAGGTTGGGCGCAAGTAAAACCAAAGTATGGAGCAGTAGTTTTCATTCGTTTCAGCTTTCAACTAGCTCACCAAGTCCCATACTCTCATCTATAGATCTACATGCCTGAACACTCTAGCAGCAATGGGCCGCGGAGAAATCAAAATTAGCTTGCTGAAGGCACAATTGAGGCAAGGGGGATCGATTGAGGTGGAGTGAGGCGTCCTGGGATGAGAGTTTATATATAGTTTATTTCATGATGACGGATGCATTGACTTAAATAAGCTCAAGGTATGCATCCAGGGCCTCGTCAGTGGTCAGTGTACATGGTAGCTTACACAAGAGAGGGCGCTACAAAGGGCGACCTGCATCACTGGATAGCTTTAACTTGGTACAGATGGTATTCAGTCAGGGAACTATTTGTCTGCAACGTCACCGCAAGTTACACGCTGGTGCTATGATTAATTATATGATTAAAATTGTCCTTTgataagaacttactagtactTAAACTTTGATGAATGATTGGGGGTGTACGGAGATGAACAGTAGATTTTACTGCTCTATCCGACTTAAACAGAGCTTGCTATTTTAGAAAATTTTAGACAAATATCGTGAACCCAAATGACCTTGGTAGTGTCCTATTTATACatattctaggtaattgactaAGGTTCTATTTGAATCCCTATAGATAATACTACCTATTTACTAATAGTTATCTCTTTTGGATCCAAATAAGGGCAATAAAATAGCTAATTGTTAGTTGGATCTCTATATAATAACAATCTCGGTTATTATCAAATGAGACAATGGCAACTAGTTATCTTAGAGCATTTTTCATTAGTTGTGTATCATAACATCCTCCAACTAATAGGTAGCTAatacttagagcatctccaagtaaCTATTTATATCTTTCTTAATTTACAAAAAATAGAGATTTTAATAAAAAACCCTCCAACAGTCTCTTTAGGATATCTAAATATAGACATACTCTATTTCAGATTTCTTACTAGCCAAAGATGGAGAGCCAAGATAACTTTCTAGACTGCACACAAGATATAAAAAAAAGTATATTGGAGGGTATAAGACATAGAAAACAATTTTTAGTCAAACATTATTCAGAGAATAGATTTTAAAAAGGCTATTGAAGATATTCTTAGCTAGTTGATATAGATATGAGTTATTAGCTTGCTAACTATTAGCAGATAATGAATCTAAAAATGGCTTAAGTTGATTGTGCTTGCAACTATAATTTAGTACTAGTATATATGCAGTCATGTGATTGTGGTTGGCGAAATATAGAGGAAAAGGATACGCGGTTGATCAGCTGATATGCGTGGGACCTGACTGGCTGTGTGCAAAGACTATAACGATAGattttgtgagacaaattttgAGTTTTAGAATGACAACAATCTTTTGAGCACAGAGTGTACCAAAATCTGAAGGGGTTGTTCTAAAATGAAATCATTGGATGTTTCATTCTTATACTGAGAATCTTGTCGCGCCCCAATATCGATCGATCGCTTACTTTTATTATacgttataaaataaataaaaaaacttcATCACGTACGAACAGACTGGTGGTTCGTGCAGGAGAGCTGGCCAGCAACGAATCTGGAATTTTATTTTAATGCAAAGCAATGAATCAACAGCTAAGTAAGGAAAGGAAGCAGAGgttctttttttctttgctTACGAGGATGTAGACGAGCGACGCGAGCACGATGGTGCGGTAGCGGCCGAGCCACGAGTCCGCGAGCGTCCCGCccagcagcggcagcagctgCGCCGTGCCGTTCCACGCGTtgagggccgccgccgccgccgcgaccccTTCCCCTAGCGGGCCCGTCAGGAACGTGATGAGGTTCGCCGACACCCCGTAGAAGGAGAAGCGCTCCGCGATCTCCACCGCTGCACACGCAAGAGCAAGACGCAACCCATCTCATCTCAGCAAGAAACTAAAAACAACCATGTTCGCCGCCGGCCACATATGTATGTAAATCGAGCTGCATGCGGATGCCAAAACTTGCCTATGATGAAGGAAGCGGACTTCCAGCCGCCGGTGGAGGCGCGGGACGCCGGCCGGCCTCGGTGGTCCACCGCCGCGTCGATGACGGCGGCACCGGCCGCTGCCGCGCGGCCCTGCTCGTCACCGCCCGCCATTCTTGTGAGTAGAGCGAGTTGGATGGCTAGCCTAGCTAGGTGTCCGACCAGAGCCCCGATGACGCCGCCTGAACCGGAGCCAGGAGCTAATAGTTAGCTAATGGCTAGCTGGCATCCATCCTCGCCGGACGCCGGAGCAGCAGCTAGCGCGGTTGGGGTCCCGGCCGGGGTCCGGGGCGTGTAAATAGCCGTGGACTATGGACGAAATCAAGGCAATCAAATCAAGCACCGTACCCGCTGGAGAAGGCGGATCGGAGATGAGAAATGAGCTAGCTTAATTATATATCTCTTCGTCTTCACTTCTTTATTTGGCACGCACGAGAGTTTGACTTCACTTGCCGATTTCGAGATCGTGTGACCGTGACTTCGTGAGAGATACACACTGACGACTCTGTGACGCACACGCGATCaacttgcttccatgtgcatgCATCCACGACGCAGTCATGCACGCAGTAGCTGGCCCTCATCGGCGGCGTGCGCGCGCGGCGCCGGAGACGTGTACGCTGCATCCCTCTGCGCGCACCACGTGGAACCAGCAACGATGCAAGAGGGAGGGCTAAATATTAAGAGAAGGTTAAAAATCCTATGACAAATTAGTATTTGGTAGGGCTAAACACTTAGTCCGGGGTGCAGATCCGCGGTGGCGAAGCCAGAGCAAAATTAAAGGAGTACACTTAGCCCATAGATATATAGATTTGTATTATTGGGATACATTTGGCTCATGGGTGTATAGACTTATGTTATTAGAGGTGCATTTGGCTTATGGGTGTACAAAATTGTGTTATTAGGGGTGCAAAATTAGGGTCTGTCTACTCAAAACTTGGGTGATTTTTATCATTGTGTCACCCGTGTGACCAAACAACAAATATCACCCAAATCAAACAAAACCCCCGAAACAAAGTGATTATAGGGCTTCTGTCACACAAAATCCAAAACCACTAGATCTCAAATCAACATACCAAACAAAAAGACatcataaactatgaaaaggaAACTAAAAAGAATCTATCTACTGTAAATTCAGGTGTTTTAAAGCCTCTTGTTACCCGGATGATAAGCGTTTAAAACACTCGAATCTTTCATCCAATAAAAAAAGGTGACAGAAGACAATCAAGTACCCAAAATTTAATACCACAATACTATATCAAAGGGACCAGATAAAAAAAACATCcatggaaaaaagaaaaaaaaacagaaaaataCCAAATTAAAAGAAAAGCAGACAAAATCAAATAAAAGATGACAAATTATTTCTATAAAGGGCAAACTTGAAGAAATTCAAATTGAAAATAAAGAAAACATACAAATTACATAGAGCAGATAAAGAAACCATATTACATCAATAAGATAAGAAATTTACACTGACATAATCAATgtaagagcaagtttaataatacagctcACTTGCTGGCTGTAAGGTTTCTTACAGCCTTCTTCcagcccacccatacaatagttagctatttactattaatacatggcccacttatctctctcacaaagtttcttgaTTCCTGTGCCTAAGCTGGTTGTAACCTTACAGCCtgcttctcttctctctcctccattctctcctccacctcagcatttagccagcttacagcctactataatacttgctctaaatATTACAGTTAGAGACTATAAAAAAGGTAAGAACTAAACCAAAACATGTAAAAAAAACATATAACCGGTAAATAGGATGTTTTCTGCTAAAAAGGACTGTTTACTGAACAATTTTTGCTAGCAGTAAACACGGAACATGGACACTTCAATAACCAGAAACCTGCAGTCCTGCACACCTACGCTTGGGGACCTACATACGTGGGGACAGGCGCCTGCTACTCTTTTTCTCATGCGTGGGGACCAGCTGTACCAAAATCAAcgtaaggtcttgtttggatgttgtcgtatttacttcaatccatatgtgttggactccaatccacctcaacacatgtgaaTTGATGTGAatacgactacatccaaacaagtccTATGGTGTGGATGGATTGGAGAACAGATGGAACGGGAGCGAGAACCGAGTGACAAACGGCAAAAGAATGCCCGAGTGACCTACAGATTTGCCGCAAAATTAACGGGGTGCATTTGGCCCCTGCAACACAGGACAGGTGGACATCCATGGCGGCGCGAGCTATTGTGCCTGAGGCTGTGTGTATAAGAAAAAGACGGCACTAGTCACACGCTTGTCCTCCAGCAATATTCGTTCGTCGTGTTCGTGTCTCCTCCGATCCCTCCCGTGCCCTGCCACCAACCTGGCGAAACCGGCGAGCCACCGCCGCCCGACGAAGCCACCAGTAGTTTGTATCCGCGGTCGATCGCGCTTTTGCACCGCCCACTGTTGAGACACGGTGATCTTTCAATCAGAGAATCAACTTTTGAACATTAGAAGCAGTCTCGgtacaaaaaaaagaaatttaATTTAACGTCTGAAGCGCATCCACTAAAAGTCATAACTTTGAATTGGTgaacttttgatattacccaccACTTTTGGTTTTTGACTCCTGTGCGCGAATCACGGTTATGCAGTCAAAAGCTACGAGTGCACGAACAACTTACTAGATATTGAGATGGTGACTGAAGTTGTTGTTTACATTTTTATAGAATTTCAAGATTACAATGGATGTATAAAAAGATCGTGTTCCCTAACAAATGGATTCAATTCTCAATTCAAAATTTATTACAAACTATAGTATGGAGAAGGGAATCGACGATGTTTTTCTTAAACTTGTGGACTAACGGCCGAAGTTGATATACTTTATGTGTAGTCACACTGCCTCATGGAGTCAGTTGTCAGTGGATCAAGGTGATCGCTGAGTTATACTCTCTCTctccattccaagaatcttggagagtcaaacttttctaattctgaccaaatttatatgataaaataattattattatgatggAAGTGTATGCTATGGAAACCAGCTTCGTACGCAAACTAAGCAAACTCTCATCAGGAGCGTAGGATGATCATCCGATGGTTAGAGGCAATGGTGAGATATTTTCCACTTAAACCTCTAcactcatcctactctaattaATTCTTTTACAAATCACCCCCCTAAAACCCAGCAGAACCCATGCCGCCGTCACCTACACGAGACGCTATCGCCCCGTCACCTACGCGAGGGAATTCGGCAGAACCCACGCCGACGGGAGCCGGATGACGCCGACGGGATCACCACGAGCACGACGCGGACGCCGGACGAGTAGGACCGGTCTACCGCCGCGCGGGACTGCGACTTAGATGCCGCTTGGAAGCTGCAGGGGGAGCTGGAGCTGCGTTCTAGCCCCTTGAACACAATCTTGCCAGACAAGATCATACACGCGGAGTCCACGGAGAGGCAGCGTGGGGGTGGAGGTGGCGACGGCCGGCGACGGGCCGGGCTGCGCCCTGCGTGGGTGGAGGAGGAAGCGGAGTGGCGGTGCTGCGAGTGGGAGTGGATTCTGTTGGATTTTAGGAGGTGATTTGCAAAAGAATTGATTATGGTAGGATGAGTGGGGGGTTTAAGTGGAAAATATTTCACCATTGCCTCTAACCATCGGATGATCATCCTACGCTCCTGATGAGAGTTTGCATACGAAGCTAGTTTCCATAGCATACGCTCCCTATTATGATACCAAtaaagtatcattaggttctttcttaattatatttttataatatactcactttacgttacaaattttagtatttttctctataaatttggttaaacatgaaaatattttgactctccaagattcttgaaatgacacAATTTGGATGGAGAAAGTAGCATAATCGGAGTCTCGAAAAAGTGAGGCATCACTGAGAGAGAAGAACTAAAATCACAAATATTAGCATTCGGGCTCCGTTGACTGATATACTTACTACTGTACTAGTAAATTTCCATCTGATAATTGGGTCATAACTAATAGTGAGCCCGTTTGGCCATTCCTGATATCACCAAACTTTGAGCTTCTATTAGCGGCCCACCCATAAAAGAGGTGGAAAACTAGAAGCAAAATTCATGTCCTCTTGCAACCTTGCTCTATAGAAGGGCACGTAGAACGCTGTTTAACGAGTATAGCAAAATATTTGCAAAAGACCCCTTCACGCACAACAGCCGAGGCAAGGCCACGAGTCGACAGCTCCGGCTCGTGCTCCGAGAAGTCGATCTGCGAGTGTTGATCCCGTGTGCATGCTATGACCGTGAAAATCTATTAGCTACTTTTCTTATCTGAAGAACGTGCAAACAGGTTCCTCCTTATAAtattaatataaaaataaaatcaaatCAAATCCAAAAACCATGattcaaatttatttattagaTTTCTTTAGATCAGACTATATTTTAGAAGTGATAAAACATATGTTACACATCGAATATTGGTTATAATTTTTGTTTTGTGTAAcctttagtatatttttatagaaAATTATTTGTTACTCGTATCCGTGTGACTTTTATATAAAATTATTAATATACTATTTATATTAACGGTTTATCTATAACATTTATGTTTGATCATATTGCCAGATTAGTAGTTTAAAACATATTATAATCATATTTAACTTAATTATTAtgcttgatttgttttgtaccaCCTAGCAACACACTGGTGTATAAGGATCATATTCATACTTGATCATGACTGTATGCAAGCATTAAATAATTTATAGACAATTAAATAAATGATCCATTGTATAGCTATCTATTTAGCTGTCTGTGCACGGATTTTAAAAATTTATAGACAGCTTGCTGTCTATGGGTTGTACATGCCCGAAAGGGAAAAGGATACGGTATCCCTGCCAATTCTAGCTAACTTTTCAGAGACGAAACATGACTTAGCCTGTTTGCTTGACTGATAAGCCATAATTAAAAGTattgtttgctgatttgttttgaaaaaaataatattgaatgactgacagattcaACAGATAAACTCAAGCGAATAGACTGAGTGCCGAGTCGTTCTCAACCACGGCCGTAATCATGTACAAAATGCTGTCTGCTATGGCTATTCATCATAAAATAATCACCTCACTTTTTTATGTTTAAGgttgaccaaatatataaaatgtatatgtaataattattattacatTAATAGTCAGATATGTTTTTATAATACACATATTATTAGGTATGAATATTGATAATATATTTTATAGATATAATTAAACTTAAAAATATGAATTTCTTAAAAAATGAGATGTACAATTGTTCTAGGAGTAAGGAAGTATTATCTATCTTCCTTTTTATAAAGTGTAGCTTGACATGATATTGTTTTTAAAATTACACTTTGActatatttatttatctatattatATTGTTTTCATTATAAACTTATGATACGTAGATAGTACATTTGATTATAAATTGAACTGTATCAACTTTACTATATTATAATAATAGTTAACTAAATTATTGATCAAAGCTTTTAAAGTTTGAACCTTGATATACACGTGTGTCTTATTAAAAATATGGAGGAAGTACATAGTATTAAGCTTACACGCACAATACATGCCTGACCTTTACACTAAACTTGTTGCGTCAAAGAAATTAGTAGATCCATGCCATTGTAATTGGCAAATGACAAGCATGACAAGTTATTAGGGGCGGAGCATAGGCCACACCAAACTGGGCCTATACCCTCCTAATAACTTCTCAAAAGTTCTTAATCGCCATATACTAAACCATGGCTAATATCATTTGTGCATAGTTGGTGGCCCCTCCAATTTATCCCTGGCTCCCTGCGGCATATACTAAACCTGCAGCCTTCTTCACTTGAGTTTATCTGTcgaatctgccagccattcagcagtgtttttctctcacaacaaatcaacgaaTAGTACTTTCAGTCATGACTTATCGTCCATGATCCCTCTGGTCCCAATCTTACTGTTTTTGTACTCCTAAAGCCTCCATATTAATATTTTGAGACATATATGTGCTCCTAAACTACCCAGTGTTACTCATGTATATGTGCCCCACCTTACCTCTTCGCTCCTTATTGGTGTTAATAACTCACATATTCATTTATGGCATTAGACTAAACTTAAAGGTATAGTATCAAACAACAGGTAAGAAACAGCAGGCTAAAATTGAGGTGAGAgaagaataaaaaaaatacagtaCTCAATTCTAATGGCATATGTATGAAAACACGAGCTCCATGGAGAGGGTAGTTCATTCCCATATATGTGGCTTCGAGTTGTGTGTGAGACTATCTCACCTTCCTCTCTACTTATAATGGTTTGATTGCCACACCTTAATAGCCAGCAGACAAGCAAGTCAATCAAGAGTGTGCTCCTATGATGAAGGTTCGCCTTACTGCATATATAATTATTAGTCCTAAAATTTATAGAAGCACCTGTATTTAGGGAGACGGAGTGACAAATTTTTCAAATCAAAGACGCGATCTTCCGGCGTTGGAGAAAGTATGAATTAGTAAGTGTCGATGTCACTGTATAGCTAGATCAAGTGTGGCGACAATTACACTTCGCTCTTAGTAGCGCATCGGATCATCACCGAGGCTGATCAGCTGGTTTCGCAAGCTTGTCTCGACGTTCGCGGAGAGATCCGACAACACGGAACCACACCGACGGCGTGTGCGCGCGTACGCCGAGTCGCCAAGAGCTCGAGCTGCACAGCAAGCGTGCCGCGCGCCGCCCACTGTCTGCTGCGCCAGTGTGCGTCGCCCGGAATCCTCTCCAACTGCGCCGCCGGTCGGCCTATAAATTGGCTTCCTGGCTCCCTCGCCTGTCTCGCAAAGGTCACCATAGAGCAACCACACCAAGCAGCATCGATCTATCTATCCGTGTCTCTGATCTCTCTCGTGCAAGCTAGGAAAGCCCGCACGTACGCGAAGCCGAGAAGCTTCCACCATGGCCAGCACATCAGCCAGCGGGCGGCTGCTCTTCTCGCTCTCGCTCGTCGTCCTTGTGCTCCTCGTGGAGGTACTGATGATCATCGAGAGCAGACACGAGCTTATTGCTTGGTGCATGGTTAACTAAAGCGCTTCGATCTCTGTCGatgatacatacatatatacatgctaATTAGGGTCCTGGTTTGGATCCTGCTTATTATGTTGTTTTAATTGATTTCTTCGCGTCGTTGTGCAGACCACTGCTCCCCATGGACAGGCTGAGGCCATCGGTAAGCCCTGCTGCGCACTACACTCGTGTGACTCTGGCTGACCTGTGTCTCTTCTTGCTCTGCACATGCATCATCATGCATGCCGATCACGTAGAAATGATGATGGTAATTTGTTGGGGGTGAATGAACGCATATATATGCAGACTGCGGCGCGAGCTGCGCGTACCGGTGCAGCAAGTCGGGGCGGCCCAAGATGTGCCTTCGGGCGTGCGGCACCTGCTGCCAGCGCTGCGGCTGCGTCCCGCCGGGCACCTCCGGCAACGAGAACGTCTGCCCCTGCTACGCCAACATGACAACCCACAACGGCAAGCACAAGTGCCCGTGAACCAACCGTGCATCCTACTCATCACTCCCGGCCGGCCAGCAGCATCATCTATATACATATCAGCCTACCAAGACATGCACGATATGCATGCATGATACTGCTTCATCCTACCTATATATATACGCCATCCGTCAATTGTGTACGCGTGCTTTCAGCCTACGTGCAGTATACTACCATTACTCTGAATTGCGCAAAAATCAGAGCTCTCTGTATTCCGATCATACGTACACGTACATGAATAAACAGAAGATATAAAACTATACTAGTATGAGGAATGTGGTGTTTGGGTGACTCTGCTCCGACACAGTGTCCACATGAAGTGATTAGCTCGGGTATGGAGATATGGTCAATTGAAGCACCACAGGATGTGCTTCACTTATTCCTGTGTACGTACGCATGGCACGCGTAGTGCTCGCTCAGTGCGGCGTTCCGGTGGCAATCTCGCTCCCCCTGGCACGCCCCACACGAGAAAAGCTACCTTTGTTGCTGGTACATACTCCGACGCTATTCACACGGGCGCCTTGTACGCTTGCTGCATGTGACTTGTGAGATCGGTCGACGTGATGCGCGCGATGCGACCAGTGCTGCAAACAAATAAATTGGTACGTAGCACTGCCACTAGTGCACTACACTACGGTTCAGGCGATCACTTCGTCGTCGCAGGACGCGGGCCACGGGAGCTGGACACAGCCAGccatgcatcatgcatgcacATATATAGCAGTCCCATGGCCGGAGAACATATAGCAGTCACATATAACAAGCCCGCCCTTGATTCTTCTGTAGTTCTGTGTGTCAACAAGTGCTTCGTTCATCACGTTCCTGTTGTGTCTCTACTAATCTGCAAAAGGCGACGAAGCTTTACCCAACGTATCTCCTCTTGCTTAGCCATTCTAGGCTTCTAGCTAGCTTTGTGAAGCAAATTAATTAAGTTGCTCGATCGAGCTGAGCTATATATGTACGTGCAGATGGTCTGAGTATCTCTCGAGTCTCGACAACTACTCGAAAGCAGCCCTCCACCGATCGATCGCGTTCTATACATTGTCGCTCACTCCAACAGTCCAACGGACGCCGCCGTAAGCTCATGGATGGAATCGAGCGAAACAAGCCGACATGCATGGATCAAGGTCAAGGGCACACGACTCTGCTTTTTTATGGAAACACTGCTAGCCCAGCCTAGTATACACAGAGCCACAGAGGGTAGACATACCACACTCCACACGACAAAATGGTTGCCACTTGCAAGTGGCGTACCAAAATCTTGCACAAATCATAACACAAAGGATCGTATCAATACAAAATCTATTCTTGTTAATTTTTATAGGTGACAAAAGTTCCAAGAATGTCTTTtaaggttttttttttcaatgatTCCGCCAAGAAGGTCTTTTACATCGAATATT
It encodes:
- the LOC8058507 gene encoding snakin-2 — encoded protein: MASTSASGRLLFSLSLVVLVLLVETTAPHGQAEAIDCGASCAYRCSKSGRPKMCLRACGTCCQRCGCVPPGTSGNENVCPCYANMTTHNGKHKCP